A single window of Phycisphaerae bacterium DNA harbors:
- the dnaK gene encoding molecular chaperone DnaK, whose product MATNKIIGIDLGTTLSVVAVMEGSSPKVLINSSGGRLTPSVVGFTDKGERLVGQIAKHQQVTNPENTVFSIKRFMGRRHKEVAAEEKIVPYKITGGPDELVKVNVRGKEYTPPEISAMILQDLKKTAEDYLGESVERAVITVPAYFNDSQRQATKDAGKIAGLQVERIINEPTAAALAYGLEKKKNEKVAIFDFGGGTFDVSILDIGDNVFEVLSTNGDTHLGGDDLDAVLINYLADEFKKTEGIDLRNDPMAHQRLKEAAEKAKCELSTQLEATVNLPFITADSSGPKHLQITLTRSKFESLCEPVFERLKSPCYKAMEDAKLTPKDIAEVLFVGGSTRIPKVYDIAKGIFNKEPNRSLNPDEVVALGAAVQGAVLAGDAGVKDILLLDVTPLSLGVETLGNVMTKLIDRNTTIPTSKKEIFSTASDSQTTVDIHVLQGEREFARDNRTLGRFQLADIPPAPRGIPQIEVAFDIDANGILHVSAKDLGTGKQQSIEIKSSSGLSEEEIKKMTREAEAHAGEDKQKREVVDLKNQADQLIYSTEKTLKEHGDKVSAETRGGIENAVNNLKEAIKGEDANAIKKAIENLGTAGQELGKVLYEEAAKKQAASAGGKEGGVKSEPPPEGEVKRKGGDDVIDAEFEAKDK is encoded by the coding sequence ATGGCTACTAATAAAATAATCGGAATAGATTTAGGAACAACGCTTTCGGTGGTTGCCGTGATGGAAGGCAGCTCGCCGAAGGTTTTGATTAATTCCTCCGGCGGCCGACTAACCCCATCTGTAGTGGGTTTCACTGATAAAGGTGAGCGGCTGGTGGGGCAAATCGCCAAGCACCAGCAGGTAACCAATCCCGAGAACACGGTATTCTCAATTAAGCGTTTTATGGGCCGACGGCATAAAGAAGTCGCCGCGGAGGAAAAGATTGTCCCTTATAAAATCACCGGCGGGCCGGATGAATTAGTCAAGGTGAACGTCCGCGGCAAAGAATACACGCCGCCTGAGATTTCGGCGATGATTCTGCAGGATTTGAAAAAGACCGCCGAAGATTATCTCGGCGAAAGTGTGGAACGAGCAGTTATCACAGTTCCCGCATACTTTAATGATTCGCAGCGCCAGGCGACGAAAGACGCAGGCAAAATAGCGGGGCTGCAAGTCGAGCGGATTATCAACGAGCCGACGGCAGCTGCGCTGGCTTACGGACTGGAAAAGAAAAAGAACGAAAAGGTCGCCATTTTCGATTTCGGCGGCGGAACGTTCGATGTATCAATTCTCGATATCGGCGACAATGTCTTTGAGGTTCTCAGCACAAACGGCGACACGCACCTGGGCGGCGATGACCTCGATGCGGTGCTGATAAACTATTTAGCTGACGAATTCAAAAAGACCGAGGGCATCGACCTTCGCAATGACCCGATGGCGCATCAGCGGCTCAAAGAGGCGGCTGAGAAGGCAAAATGCGAGCTGAGCACGCAGCTTGAGGCCACGGTAAACCTTCCGTTTATCACGGCGGATTCTTCAGGCCCAAAACATTTGCAGATTACGCTCACCCGCAGCAAGTTCGAATCGCTCTGCGAGCCGGTATTCGAGCGGCTGAAAAGCCCGTGTTACAAGGCGATGGAAGATGCCAAGCTTACACCAAAAGATATCGCAGAGGTATTGTTTGTCGGCGGATCCACGAGAATTCCGAAGGTTTATGATATCGCCAAGGGCATTTTCAATAAGGAGCCCAACAGAAGTCTTAATCCTGATGAGGTTGTGGCGCTCGGCGCGGCAGTGCAAGGAGCAGTCCTGGCCGGTGACGCAGGCGTGAAGGACATTCTGCTTTTGGACGTAACGCCGCTTTCGCTGGGGGTTGAGACATTGGGCAATGTTATGACAAAACTGATTGACCGCAACACGACGATACCCACCAGCAAGAAAGAGATATTCTCGACGGCTTCTGACAGCCAGACGACCGTCGATATTCACGTCCTGCAGGGCGAGAGGGAATTCGCCAGGGACAATCGCACGCTGGGCAGATTCCAGCTGGCCGACATTCCGCCTGCCCCGCGGGGCATTCCGCAGATTGAGGTCGCATTCGATATTGACGCCAACGGCATCTTGCACGTTTCCGCTAAAGACCTCGGCACGGGCAAGCAGCAGTCAATTGAGATTAAATCCAGCTCAGGGCTGAGCGAAGAAGAGATTAAAAAGATGACCAGAGAGGCCGAGGCCCACGCTGGGGAAGATAAGCAAAAAAGAGAGGTTGTTGACTTAAAGAACCAGGCGGACCAGTTGATTTACTCGACAGAAAAGACGCTCAAAGAGCACGGTGACAAGGTCTCTGCTGAAACCCGCGGCGGAATCGAAAATGCGGTTAACAATTTGAAAGAAGCCATAAAAGGCGAAGACGCCAACGCCATAAAAAAGGCCATCGAAAACCTCGGCACTGCCGGCCAGGAACTGGGCAAGGTGCTCTATGAGGAAGCAGCCAAAAAACAAGCCGCTTCCGCAGGGGGCAAAGAAGGCGGTGTCAAAAGCGAACCTCCGCCCGAAGGTGAGGTCAAACGAAAAGGCGGCGATGACGTAATCGACGCGGAGTTCGAGGCCAAAGACAAATAA
- a CDS encoding protein arginine kinase, whose product MKLTDISGDINEWFNGSGPLSEIVISSRIRLARNIAGYKFLSRCTVAEKSEILKKLRDILVSLELGDEIFYLAVDKTPVLDRHLLVERHLISRHHAFGKGPRGAVIAQRESFTAMINEEDHLRIQTLKGGLQLAQCAERINRIDDMIEQRIDYAFSPRYGYLTACPTNLGTGIRVSVMLHLPALKMTGQIEKFLNASKDMGLAVRGLFGEGTEAAGDFYQLSNQVSLGVSEAEVVAQFENVIIPEIVGYENAARKQLLSKEPDILDDKISRAMALLRNAQLISSQEALFLLSHLRMGINMHERMGVSTPAIKKLCDISAAGGKVDKPGSLSITTINRLFMLTQPAHLQLNCGKTLDAAHRDILRAKIIRSALNG is encoded by the coding sequence ATGAAACTGACGGATATAAGTGGGGACATAAACGAATGGTTTAACGGGTCGGGTCCGCTGTCCGAGATAGTCATATCCTCCCGGATTCGTTTAGCCAGGAACATAGCAGGGTATAAATTCCTGAGCCGATGCACCGTCGCAGAAAAATCCGAGATACTCAAGAAGCTGAGAGATATTCTGGTGTCACTGGAGCTCGGCGATGAAATCTTCTACCTGGCTGTGGACAAGACCCCTGTCCTGGACAGACACCTGCTGGTGGAAAGGCATCTAATCAGCCGGCACCACGCCTTCGGCAAAGGACCTCGCGGAGCAGTTATCGCCCAGCGAGAATCTTTCACCGCTATGATTAACGAAGAGGACCATCTGCGAATTCAGACGCTGAAAGGCGGGCTGCAGTTGGCACAGTGCGCCGAGCGGATAAACCGCATCGACGATATGATAGAGCAGAGGATAGATTACGCCTTCAGTCCGCGCTATGGGTATCTGACGGCCTGTCCGACCAATCTTGGCACGGGTATAAGGGTCTCGGTGATGCTGCATCTGCCTGCGCTGAAGATGACCGGCCAAATAGAGAAATTCCTGAACGCCTCAAAAGATATGGGACTGGCCGTGCGAGGCCTGTTCGGCGAAGGCACCGAGGCGGCAGGTGATTTTTATCAGCTTTCAAATCAGGTATCGCTTGGCGTCTCAGAGGCGGAGGTCGTTGCACAATTTGAAAACGTTATCATCCCCGAAATTGTCGGATACGAAAATGCTGCGAGAAAACAGCTGCTCTCGAAGGAGCCCGACATCCTCGACGACAAAATATCCCGTGCAATGGCGCTGCTGCGAAACGCACAGTTGATAAGCTCTCAGGAGGCGTTATTTTTGCTGAGCCATCTGCGGATGGGCATCAATATGCACGAGCGTATGGGTGTTTCAACCCCTGCGATAAAGAAACTTTGCGATATTAGCGCCGCCGGCGGCAAGGTTGATAAACCAGGCAGCTTATCCATTACAACCATAAACCGGCTATTTATGCTCACTCAGCCGGCACATCTGCAATTAAACTGCGGGAAAACGCTCGATGCCGCTCACAGGGACATTCTAAGAGCTAAAATAATCCGTTCTGCACTGAACGGTTAG
- a CDS encoding UvrB/UvrC motif-containing protein, whose protein sequence is MQCQVCQKKEATIHLTEITDGVRSEMHLCEHCAQEEGIAVKSQLSINELLSGLLATQPSDDEMLGGAEQEKACPNCGFTLAQFTKEAVLGCPNDYEVFEKSLLPLIEKAHDGKTVHRGKVPSKTPKDTKKQMKLAALRQQLEAAVQSEDYELAAKLRDEISQKG, encoded by the coding sequence ATGCAGTGCCAGGTTTGTCAAAAAAAAGAAGCAACCATTCATTTAACCGAGATAACTGACGGAGTGCGCAGCGAGATGCATCTTTGCGAGCATTGTGCGCAGGAAGAGGGCATAGCCGTCAAGAGCCAGCTTTCTATAAACGAACTGCTCAGCGGCCTGCTTGCGACCCAGCCTTCCGATGACGAGATGTTAGGCGGCGCCGAGCAGGAGAAGGCGTGCCCGAACTGCGGCTTTACGCTGGCACAATTCACCAAAGAGGCTGTCCTTGGCTGCCCGAACGACTACGAAGTTTTCGAGAAATCGCTGCTGCCTCTTATCGAAAAGGCCCACGACGGCAAAACGGTCCACCGCGGCAAGGTCCCCTCGAAAACGCCGAAGGATACGAAAAAGCAAATGAAGCTTGCTGCGCTTCGCCAGCAGTTAGAAGCAGCGGTGCAAAGCGAGGATTATGAGCTGGCCGCCAAATTGCGGGACGAAATAAGCCAGAAGGGATAG
- a CDS encoding 6-carboxytetrahydropterin synthase → MFTIKLETCFWASHQLALPDGSKEPLHHHNWAVVAKVSGDNLDGMGLVMDFGQLKAKVDEITSGFDNVQLDRIDYFQRNNPSAENVAKYIFDKLEPKLPNGVKLRSVRVAEEPGCSAKFSK, encoded by the coding sequence ATGTTCACAATCAAACTTGAAACATGCTTTTGGGCATCGCACCAGTTGGCACTGCCTGACGGTTCAAAAGAGCCGCTGCACCACCATAACTGGGCGGTTGTCGCCAAGGTCAGCGGCGACAATCTTGATGGTATGGGACTGGTTATGGATTTCGGGCAGCTCAAAGCGAAGGTTGATGAAATAACGTCAGGGTTCGATAATGTTCAGCTTGACAGGATTGATTATTTCCAGCGAAACAATCCATCAGCGGAGAACGTGGCGAAATATATATTCGATAAACTCGAACCGAAACTGCCGAACGGGGTGAAATTGCGAAGTGTCAGGGTTGCCGAGGAGCCGGGCTGTTCTGCGAAATTCAGCAAATAG
- the coaD gene encoding pantetheine-phosphate adenylyltransferase produces MAKKFVRAIFPGSFDPITNGHLDVIRRGMKLFDELIVAVGRSPIKNPLFTPEERVAMIAELVSDMAGVSVEGFDGLTVEYAAQKKADVILRGLRSLTDVQYEFELAMTNRAVTGIETIFILTSEQYGFTSSTLIRQIASLGGDLSNLIPENVHRRIKKRLSK; encoded by the coding sequence ATGGCTAAAAAATTTGTAAGGGCGATTTTCCCGGGTTCGTTCGACCCGATTACAAACGGGCATTTAGACGTTATCCGCCGCGGCATGAAGCTTTTTGACGAGCTTATCGTAGCGGTCGGCCGAAGCCCAATAAAAAATCCGCTGTTTACCCCCGAAGAACGGGTTGCAATGATAGCAGAGCTGGTATCCGATATGGCCGGGGTGTCGGTAGAAGGCTTCGATGGCCTGACGGTCGAGTATGCCGCCCAAAAGAAGGCCGACGTTATCCTTCGCGGCTTGCGAAGTCTTACCGATGTTCAGTATGAGTTCGAGCTTGCAATGACCAACCGTGCCGTGACGGGCATCGAAACCATATTTATTCTGACCAGTGAGCAGTACGGCTTCACAAGCTCGACATTAATCCGCCAGATAGCTTCATTAGGCGGAGACTTGTCAAACCTCATCCCGGAAAATGTTCATAGGCGAATAAAAAAGCGGCTTAGCAAGTAA
- a CDS encoding ATP-binding protein, producing MWEYIHKIYHKILKILHLSPFSLAEKCRVAFGAAVVLVLILALLLPYIWMGQLTKNAALDVGRAKTEMLLSRHFQRKQAGGETALPALDGRGTVMDANNPDMQWIQFAKEGESQLATLTDEQKEMIKSLKADAGRSDNILLTKDNGVLHSNYIKIFRATESCINCHNPQGPAKPFSQNELIGAVVIQRPADEINRTVLLNRVWIIIAGLIAGTGAIVAFYVISQRVILRPIRQLRAIANNVAEGNLDIRSAIQTGDEYERLAEAFNHMLDGLQAAQEKLRQANKQLDAKIAELSERNIELFKANKIKGEFLANISHEFRTPLNAILGFAEILREKPELLRKDKGQRYAENIITGGKSLLNMINDLLNLAKAEAGKMEMHIEKTSIPQLCRAVVGSFSALTKKKKIKVKLTVDDNIPVLSTDAGKVQQILYNFLSNSVKFTPEKGRIEIRVNMQGEQMVRIAVSDTGCGIAELDKEKLFKKFSQADGSITRQSAGSGLGLAISKELAAMLAGAIGVESEAGKGSTFWLDIPVTLAEEKGQAV from the coding sequence ATGTGGGAATATATACATAAGATTTATCATAAGATTTTAAAGATTTTGCATTTGTCACCGTTTTCGCTGGCGGAAAAGTGCAGAGTCGCGTTCGGAGCGGCAGTTGTGCTGGTGCTTATACTGGCACTTCTTTTGCCATATATCTGGATGGGGCAGTTGACAAAAAATGCCGCACTCGATGTCGGACGGGCAAAAACCGAGATGCTGCTGTCCCGGCACTTCCAGAGAAAACAGGCCGGCGGCGAGACGGCGCTGCCGGCATTAGACGGCAGAGGGACCGTGATGGATGCGAACAATCCTGATATGCAGTGGATTCAGTTCGCAAAAGAAGGGGAAAGCCAGTTGGCAACGTTGACCGACGAGCAGAAAGAGATGATCAAATCTTTGAAAGCCGATGCTGGAAGAAGCGACAATATTCTGCTGACTAAAGATAATGGCGTGCTTCACAGCAATTATATAAAGATTTTCCGGGCGACCGAGAGCTGTATAAACTGCCACAATCCGCAAGGCCCGGCAAAGCCGTTCAGCCAAAACGAGCTGATAGGCGCGGTAGTAATCCAAAGACCGGCCGATGAAATCAACAGAACGGTGCTGCTGAACAGGGTCTGGATAATCATCGCGGGGCTGATTGCCGGCACGGGAGCAATAGTCGCTTTTTATGTGATATCTCAACGGGTAATCCTTCGGCCAATCCGGCAGCTTCGGGCAATTGCGAACAACGTCGCCGAGGGCAATCTCGATATCAGAAGCGCGATACAAACAGGCGACGAATACGAGAGACTTGCCGAGGCATTTAATCACATGCTGGACGGGCTGCAGGCTGCTCAGGAAAAACTTCGCCAGGCAAATAAGCAGCTCGACGCAAAAATCGCAGAGCTTTCCGAGCGGAACATTGAGCTGTTCAAGGCCAACAAAATAAAAGGCGAATTTCTTGCCAATATTTCTCACGAGTTCAGAACGCCGCTGAACGCAATACTGGGCTTTGCAGAGATACTGCGGGAAAAGCCGGAATTGCTGAGAAAAGACAAAGGGCAAAGATACGCGGAGAATATTATCACCGGCGGAAAAAGTCTTCTGAATATGATTAACGACCTGCTGAACCTGGCAAAAGCCGAAGCGGGCAAAATGGAGATGCACATAGAAAAAACATCGATACCGCAGCTATGCAGGGCGGTGGTGGGCTCATTCTCGGCGCTTACGAAGAAGAAAAAAATCAAAGTCAAATTAACGGTCGATGATAACATACCGGTCCTTTCGACAGACGCCGGCAAGGTCCAGCAGATACTATACAACTTCCTAAGCAACTCCGTAAAGTTTACGCCTGAGAAGGGCAGGATTGAGATTCGCGTCAATATGCAGGGCGAACAAATGGTGCGTATTGCGGTTAGCGACACCGGCTGCGGCATCGCCGAGTTGGACAAAGAAAAGCTATTCAAGAAGTTCAGCCAGGCCGACGGCTCCATAACCCGTCAGTCGGCCGGCAGCGGGCTTGGCCTTGCCATCAGCAAGGAATTGGCTGCTATGCTCGCAGGTGCTATCGGGGTGGAAAGCGAAGCGGGCAAAGGCTCGACGTTCTGGCTCGATATCCCCGTTACGCTCGCCGAAGAGAAGGGACAAGCCGTATAG
- the aspS gene encoding aspartate--tRNA ligase — translation MLKRTHNCGQLRSEDAGKKVTLAGWVHSYRDHGGLVFIDLRDKQGLTQLVFNPETQQNIHKVARAIRCEWVIAAKGTVRPRGDGLENPKLPTGQIEVAVQEIEILNASKTPPFEIEDGIKTSEEVRLTSRYIDLRRPEMHEKLRVRHRVTKIARDYFDQLGFLEIETPMLAKSTPEGARDFLVPSRLMPNCFYALPQSPQLFKQILMVGGVDKYFQIARCFRDEDPRADRQAEFTQIDVEMSFVDSNDIIGVHENLVAKIWKQILGTDVKAPMRRMSYKEAMDNYGTDRPDLRFDMKLCDITDIVKTSTFKVFTSTVEKGGIVKGLCVPGGGEKYSRSDIEKTLTEFAADYGAKGLAWLKAKKENGQMTLTSSIAKFFSAEQLQQVAERFGAKDGDLVLLIADAEKNANKALAPLRCKIARELKIYDEKAFEFVWIVDFPLFEWNEDEKRYDSLHHPFTAPVPEELHKLDSDPANIRSQAYDIVVNGYEIGGGSIRIHDPKVQQKAFGLLKISKEQAEQRFGFFLRALEYGAPPHGGIAFGLDRMIMLLTGTDNIRDVIAFPKTQRGQCLMTDAPSEVDQKQLDELNLRTQKHSHKPEQKTEEQKQ, via the coding sequence ATGCTCAAGAGAACACATAATTGCGGACAGCTTCGGTCCGAGGACGCCGGCAAAAAAGTGACTTTAGCCGGCTGGGTGCACTCCTATCGCGACCACGGCGGACTGGTATTCATCGACCTTCGCGACAAGCAGGGGCTGACGCAACTGGTTTTTAATCCTGAAACTCAACAGAACATCCACAAGGTTGCGAGGGCAATCCGGTGCGAATGGGTAATAGCGGCCAAAGGCACGGTCCGGCCGAGAGGTGATGGGCTGGAAAATCCGAAGCTGCCCACCGGGCAAATCGAGGTGGCTGTGCAGGAAATAGAAATCCTCAACGCCTCGAAGACTCCTCCTTTTGAAATCGAAGACGGGATAAAGACCAGCGAAGAGGTTCGTCTGACCAGCCGGTATATTGATCTTCGCCGGCCTGAGATGCATGAGAAGCTTCGCGTCCGCCATCGTGTAACCAAGATTGCCCGCGACTATTTCGACCAGCTGGGTTTTCTGGAGATTGAGACACCGATGCTGGCCAAGAGCACGCCTGAGGGGGCGAGAGATTTTCTTGTGCCCAGCAGACTGATGCCGAACTGTTTTTATGCGCTGCCTCAGTCGCCGCAATTATTTAAGCAGATTCTAATGGTTGGCGGCGTCGATAAATACTTCCAGATAGCTAGATGTTTCCGCGACGAGGACCCGCGGGCCGACCGGCAGGCGGAATTTACGCAAATTGACGTCGAGATGAGCTTTGTCGACAGCAACGACATCATCGGCGTCCATGAAAATCTGGTGGCGAAGATATGGAAGCAGATTCTTGGCACCGATGTTAAGGCGCCGATGCGGCGGATGTCTTACAAAGAAGCGATGGACAACTACGGCACCGACAGGCCGGATTTGCGCTTTGATATGAAGTTATGCGATATTACTGATATCGTAAAGACGAGCACTTTCAAGGTATTTACCTCAACGGTTGAAAAAGGCGGGATTGTAAAAGGGCTTTGCGTTCCGGGCGGCGGTGAAAAATATTCGAGAAGCGACATTGAAAAAACGCTGACGGAATTTGCAGCGGACTACGGAGCAAAAGGTCTGGCGTGGCTGAAGGCAAAAAAAGAAAACGGCCAAATGACGCTGACCAGCAGTATCGCGAAGTTTTTCAGCGCCGAACAGCTCCAGCAGGTAGCCGAACGTTTCGGCGCCAAGGACGGGGATCTGGTCCTGCTTATAGCCGATGCAGAGAAGAACGCTAATAAGGCGCTGGCGCCGCTGCGGTGCAAAATAGCGAGAGAGCTGAAAATCTACGACGAAAAAGCGTTCGAGTTTGTCTGGATAGTGGATTTTCCGCTGTTCGAATGGAACGAGGACGAGAAACGATACGATTCGCTGCATCATCCGTTCACGGCGCCTGTGCCGGAGGAACTGCACAAGCTTGACAGCGACCCTGCCAATATCCGCTCGCAGGCCTACGACATCGTCGTCAACGGCTATGAAATCGGCGGCGGCAGTATTCGTATCCACGACCCGAAAGTCCAGCAGAAAGCATTCGGCCTGCTGAAAATCTCGAAAGAACAGGCGGAGCAGCGGTTCGGATTTTTCCTGCGGGCGTTAGAATACGGCGCTCCGCCGCACGGAGGAATAGCGTTCGGTCTGGACAGGATGATTATGCTGCTGACGGGGACGGACAATATAAGAGACGTCATTGCATTTCCGAAGACCCAGCGGGGACAGTGCCTGATGACCGATGCGCCGAGCGAGGTCGACCAGAAACAATTAGACGAGCTGAACCTGCGGACACAAAAACACTCGCACAAACCTGAGCAGAAAACCGAAGAGCAAAAGCAATAG
- a CDS encoding ParB/RepB/Spo0J family partition protein: MTNSVQSIAIDKLVAHPDNPNKMSEATFRKLVRNIEKTGRYEPIVVRPHPLRGKHFQIINGHHRCQALTKLGYKTADCVVWDIDDEQADILLATLNRLCGTDELGRKLELLKRLNKRMESRELARLVPQTAKQIERLTDLKMPSRPAEAKGFSNPMIFFVNDAQQRTIESALSLAERTENEKTRAAKRSAALAQIAGEFLSIAGR, from the coding sequence ATGACAAATTCAGTTCAGTCGATAGCGATAGATAAACTTGTTGCGCATCCGGATAATCCGAACAAGATGAGCGAGGCGACATTTCGGAAATTGGTGCGCAATATAGAGAAGACGGGCAGATATGAGCCGATAGTGGTGAGGCCGCACCCGCTGAGGGGAAAGCATTTCCAGATAATCAACGGTCATCACCGCTGCCAGGCGTTAACGAAGCTTGGGTATAAAACGGCAGACTGCGTAGTGTGGGACATCGACGACGAGCAGGCGGACATACTGCTTGCCACTCTCAACCGTCTATGCGGGACGGACGAGCTGGGCAGGAAGCTGGAACTGCTGAAGCGGCTGAATAAAAGGATGGAGTCGAGGGAGCTTGCAAGACTGGTGCCGCAAACGGCGAAGCAGATTGAGCGGCTTACAGATTTGAAGATGCCGAGCAGGCCGGCGGAGGCCAAGGGCTTTTCGAATCCGATGATATTTTTTGTAAATGACGCACAGCAGAGGACGATAGAGAGTGCGCTATCGTTAGCTGAAAGAACAGAGAATGAAAAAACAAGGGCAGCAAAGAGGTCGGCGGCACTGGCGCAAATAGCGGGGGAGTTTCTTTCCATCGCGGGCAGATAA
- a CDS encoding DUF488 domain-containing protein — translation MVESKDSILYTIGHSNHEIEDFISLLKRHGVTCIADVRSAPYSRYCPQFNKDTLAAALAAAGITYMFMGKELGGRPDDPACYEYSCVDFRRVAEREEFKRGIEHLLADIPKHRIALMCAEKDPLQCHRSILVSRNLKKHNVQIKHILADGSIEEHSEAERRLVGMLKIEPALFESTETVEKAYDQQAEKMCRRAKK, via the coding sequence ATGGTTGAGTCAAAAGATAGCATTTTGTATACGATAGGACATTCAAACCACGAGATAGAAGATTTCATAAGTCTATTAAAGCGGCATGGAGTTACCTGTATCGCGGACGTTCGCTCGGCGCCTTACAGCAGGTATTGTCCGCAGTTTAATAAAGACACTCTCGCGGCGGCACTTGCGGCAGCGGGCATTACGTATATGTTTATGGGCAAGGAATTAGGCGGCCGGCCAGACGACCCCGCCTGTTATGAATATAGCTGTGTTGATTTCAGGCGCGTAGCCGAAAGAGAGGAATTCAAACGAGGGATTGAACATTTGCTTGCGGATATTCCAAAGCATCGCATTGCGCTTATGTGTGCAGAGAAAGACCCGTTACAATGCCACAGGAGCATTCTCGTATCGAGGAACCTGAAAAAGCACAACGTTCAAATAAAGCACATTCTTGCCGACGGCAGCATCGAGGAACATAGCGAGGCTGAACGCAGATTAGTCGGGATGCTCAAAATAGAACCAGCTCTTTTCGAATCCACGGAAACAGTTGAGAAAGCATACGACCAGCAGGCTGAGAAAATGTGCCGTCGAGCGAAGAAATAA
- a CDS encoding ATP-binding cassette domain-containing protein yields the protein MARYDISKSFGRAGQISERDASVMRMFGLTADRLAQESFAVSCQLEINDGDIVYITGPSGAGKSVLLREIEKAIPDSERVNLNRIELAEDKSVIDCIDGDFVTGLKTLSVAGLGDAFCVLNRPVNLSDGQKYRFRLAVALSSGAKYIFADEFCNELDRITAAVISYNIRKYAKQKGVTFILASSHDDILLDLAPDVLVVKELSGATRVVYK from the coding sequence ATGGCGAGGTATGACATTTCAAAGAGTTTCGGACGGGCGGGGCAAATAAGCGAAAGGGACGCATCGGTGATGAGGATGTTCGGGCTGACGGCGGACAGGCTCGCACAGGAAAGCTTTGCCGTTAGCTGCCAACTGGAAATCAATGATGGGGACATCGTATATATTACAGGGCCATCGGGGGCGGGGAAAAGCGTGCTGCTAAGGGAAATAGAGAAAGCGATTCCGGATTCGGAGAGGGTGAACCTTAATAGAATAGAACTCGCCGAGGACAAGTCGGTGATAGACTGCATAGATGGTGATTTTGTAACGGGGCTGAAAACACTGAGTGTTGCGGGATTGGGCGACGCGTTCTGCGTTTTGAATCGGCCGGTGAATTTGAGCGACGGGCAGAAGTACCGGTTTCGGCTGGCAGTTGCGCTATCATCGGGGGCGAAATATATTTTCGCGGACGAATTCTGCAATGAGCTGGACAGGATTACCGCAGCGGTGATTTCATACAATATCCGCAAATACGCAAAACAGAAGGGGGTAACGTTTATATTAGCATCGAGCCATGATGATATACTGCTGGATTTGGCACCTGATGTATTAGTGGTCAAGGAATTGTCGGGGGCGACGCGAGTTGTTTATAAGTAG
- a CDS encoding ImmA/IrrE family metallo-endopeptidase, whose protein sequence is MNNFKANYLEIEPRELVRYLLIESGQESREALNPAKIIDLLKLNLMVLDFNSIFSSQLTLTGEKPRAMLSFHDRLIASDNELSEKRMRFSVCHEIAHYVLPNHQHSLYLCDNKGLSFSTQLILEKEANEFAIDLLLMGNNFTLESNSQKISAETVKQLGEKYKVSFEAIARRLVEKNFKHCMLVVFEKEAGRSRIDPDIEQNWQVRYCIASPPFKTQYFTQVRGKAPPDVVAQLSTSNIGITDSIHKEISIKPYKFDAEFFTNKYNIFGFFVPVQI, encoded by the coding sequence ATGAACAATTTCAAGGCAAACTATTTGGAAATTGAACCACGTGAATTGGTTCGGTATCTACTGATAGAGAGCGGCCAAGAAAGCCGCGAAGCCCTCAATCCTGCTAAAATTATAGATTTATTGAAACTAAATCTTATGGTTTTAGATTTTAACAGTATATTCTCTTCACAACTAACTCTTACAGGAGAAAAACCGCGGGCAATGCTATCATTTCATGACAGGCTGATTGCTAGTGACAACGAGCTTAGCGAAAAGCGAATGCGATTTAGTGTGTGTCATGAAATTGCACATTATGTGCTTCCCAACCATCAACATTCACTATATTTGTGCGACAATAAAGGGCTTAGTTTTTCAACTCAGCTCATATTAGAAAAAGAAGCAAACGAATTTGCCATTGATTTGTTGCTTATGGGAAACAACTTTACCCTTGAATCAAACAGCCAGAAAATTTCTGCCGAAACGGTAAAGCAATTAGGCGAAAAATATAAAGTATCATTTGAAGCAATAGCTCGTCGTTTGGTAGAAAAGAACTTTAAACATTGCATGTTAGTTGTGTTCGAAAAAGAAGCCGGTAGAAGTCGCATTGATCCTGACATTGAACAAAATTGGCAAGTTCGTTACTGTATTGCATCACCGCCTTTTAAGACCCAATATTTTACACAAGTACGAGGGAAGGCTCCTCCCGATGTTGTCGCTCAACTGTCGACATCGAATATCGGTATCACAGATAGTATACACAAAGAAATCTCAATAAAACCATATAAGTTTGATGCCGAGTTTTTTACTAACAAATACAACATTTTTGGTTTTTTTGTTCCTGTACAGATTTAG